CTTCTGGCTTGTCATGCGTCATTTCCCGCGCCGCTACATTGCAGAGCACGTGTTCTCCGCCGTGAACGATCAGGGCATGCTGTCGCGGATCACATCGCTCTTCGAGCGGCATAGGGGCGAACGCCTTTCCATCGCGGCGATGGCCGATGAATGCGGCATGAGCGGAAGCTATTTCGCCCATTCGGCGGCACGTGTCCTCGGCATGCCGCCGATGCGCGCGTTCATGCTCTACAAGATGGAGCGTGCGCGGCGCATGCTTGAGACGGGCTCATCGGTGACCGAGGTGAGCGGGGCGCTCGGGTTCAAGAGCCCGTTCCACTTTTCCCGGCTCTTCAAAAAGGCGTACGGCAGGCCGCCGCTCGCGTTCCGGAAGGGACAGAGCAGGGACGTATAGGCGGAAAGCAGTCCCGTCCATTGACAAACCGCATTGCCGAGACTATTCTATCGATACTTTCACATTGAGAGCGGACGGAGGAGTGCTTATGCTGCGGAGAAAGACCGTTCACGGAACGCTCATGGTGCTGTGCACCGGGCTCGTGCTCAACGCTGCATTGAGCGTGCGTACGGTATCGACGCGGCCGTCGCTTCTCTTCACGGAGAATGAACCGTATCCCGTGAAAGCGCTCGTCAGCGGCGGTGCGGGAACAGCGGCTGTCGATTTCACGGTGCGCTCGACGGGGCGGGCGTGGACACAGAAAGGCACCGTGACCGTTACCCGAACGGGCGGAGAGAACGCCGAAGCACTGCTGCCGATACAGCTCCCCGGCCGCGGGCATTACTCCATTGAGCTGAACGCGCGGGCGGGCGATGAACGCGCGAAGGGCAGAAGCGCCATAGCCGTCGTTCTCGCACCGAACCCGGTGACCGAAGCATCACCATGGGGCATGATGTGGGTACCCATGGGATCGCCCTATTCGAAAAAGGATAATGTCGATACCGAGATCGCCGAAGTGATGGCGATCATGGGGACAGCATGGGTTCGCGTGAATTTCTGGGAATCGACGTACAAGGTATCCATCAACGAGAAAGGAGAGATGGTTCTCGATCTCTCCGCAATGAAGAACCGCATTAAAGCGATGCGCAAAGCAGGGCTTCATATCATGGGGGAATTCATCATGACGCCCCGGGTACTTTCATCCAGGCCCGACGATCTCACCACACGCGGCGACGGCGGAGCGATGTATTGCCGTGTACGACCTGCCGATTGGGGGCGATGGGAAGAAATGATCA
This is a stretch of genomic DNA from Spirochaetota bacterium. It encodes these proteins:
- a CDS encoding AraC family transcriptional regulator, whose product is FWLVMRHFPRRYIAEHVFSAVNDQGMLSRITSLFERHRGERLSIAAMADECGMSGSYFAHSAARVLGMPPMRAFMLYKMERARRMLETGSSVTEVSGALGFKSPFHFSRLFKKAYGRPPLAFRKGQSRDV